The Urbifossiella limnaea genome has a window encoding:
- a CDS encoding WD40 repeat domain-containing serine/threonine protein kinase has product MPPDTPHPHDCPATGELDRLIVGRLGEARAKAVTAHLDRCPECQLRMESLAAGGDPLLTTTVRQCVADRPPPDSAFWPALSAAAAEVSATALMPPPSAATPRSGNRTGEYKLSFLRPTTTRGRIGMLGTFDVIAEIGRGGMGVVLRAHDPCLEREVAVKVLDPQLADNEVARQRFCREARAAAKLTHENLVAVHTVDEDAESGLPYFVMQLVTGESLEQRIRRAGKMSAAEVARLGQQAAAGLAAAHKEGLIHRDIKPGNILLEAGTDRVKLTDFGLARAAEDVKLTRTGFVAGTPLYMAPEQARGDTVDARSDLFSLGSVLYEAATGVAPFDGKTPLVVLNRVTDDTQPPLRAVTPDVPHWLSDVVDRLLEKRPADRFQTAQEVADIFTTELSRLQAGQPSEQSGVCGGSVYARRRHICMKSVGRVVLPWVGGAVAGVLAAALLVPPRTVEVAVPTPTPPATAAEPDPGPEPKHTIAGKAGPVWSVSYTPDGSAIVVGSENGMVRFIDTAKWTFNRNFSRGSGTVWAVDAAGDGKSVAVVTDDAMVRVYDLATGEFRVFPHPTSARTAAFNADGSKLATGDRNSTLRVWDTQTQVPIELVGHTGTIHGVAFSPDGGKLVSSGSDGAVKLWTLAKYRVGGPNAELPVKLDLHEGPVYAVAYSPDASVPRVASGGWDQTVRVWNATSGGQEQVLRHAGDVWSLNFSRDGKLLASASQDGTVKVWDVATGAERQSFRAGGRPLHSVRFAPDGRTLAAAGRDGTVRVWEVK; this is encoded by the coding sequence ATGCCTCCCGACACCCCCCACCCGCACGACTGCCCCGCGACCGGCGAGTTGGACCGGCTCATCGTCGGCCGGCTCGGCGAGGCGCGCGCCAAGGCCGTCACCGCGCACCTCGACCGCTGCCCCGAGTGCCAGCTCCGCATGGAGTCGCTGGCGGCCGGCGGCGACCCGCTCCTCACCACCACCGTCCGCCAGTGCGTCGCCGACCGGCCGCCGCCCGACTCGGCGTTCTGGCCGGCCCTCTCCGCCGCCGCCGCCGAGGTGTCGGCCACGGCCCTGATGCCGCCGCCGTCGGCCGCCACGCCGCGGTCCGGCAACCGCACCGGCGAGTACAAGCTGTCGTTCCTCCGGCCCACCACCACACGCGGCCGGATCGGCATGCTCGGCACGTTCGACGTGATCGCCGAGATCGGCCGCGGCGGCATGGGCGTGGTGCTCCGCGCCCACGACCCGTGCCTGGAGCGCGAGGTCGCGGTGAAGGTGCTCGACCCGCAGCTGGCCGACAACGAGGTGGCCCGGCAGCGGTTCTGCCGCGAGGCCCGCGCCGCCGCCAAGCTCACGCACGAGAACCTCGTCGCCGTCCACACCGTGGACGAGGACGCCGAGAGCGGCCTGCCGTACTTCGTGATGCAGCTCGTCACCGGCGAGTCGCTGGAGCAGCGCATCCGCCGCGCCGGGAAGATGAGCGCCGCCGAGGTGGCGCGGCTCGGCCAGCAGGCCGCGGCGGGGCTGGCGGCGGCGCACAAGGAAGGGCTCATCCACCGCGACATCAAGCCCGGCAACATCCTCCTGGAGGCCGGCACCGACCGGGTGAAGCTGACCGACTTCGGGCTGGCCCGCGCCGCCGAGGACGTGAAGCTGACGCGGACCGGGTTCGTCGCCGGCACCCCGCTGTACATGGCCCCCGAGCAGGCCCGCGGCGACACCGTGGACGCCCGCTCCGACCTGTTCAGCCTCGGCAGCGTGCTGTACGAGGCGGCCACCGGCGTCGCCCCGTTCGACGGCAAGACGCCACTGGTGGTGCTCAACCGCGTCACCGACGACACCCAGCCGCCGCTGCGGGCGGTGACGCCGGACGTGCCGCACTGGCTGTCCGACGTGGTGGACCGGCTGCTGGAGAAGCGGCCCGCCGACCGCTTCCAGACGGCCCAGGAGGTGGCCGACATCTTCACCACCGAACTGTCGCGCCTCCAGGCCGGGCAGCCGTCGGAGCAGTCCGGGGTGTGCGGCGGCTCGGTGTACGCCCGCCGCCGGCACATCTGCATGAAGTCCGTCGGCCGGGTCGTGCTGCCGTGGGTCGGCGGCGCGGTCGCCGGCGTGCTCGCCGCCGCGCTGCTGGTCCCGCCGCGGACCGTCGAGGTGGCCGTGCCCACCCCGACGCCCCCCGCCACCGCGGCCGAGCCCGACCCGGGGCCGGAGCCGAAGCACACCATCGCCGGGAAGGCCGGGCCGGTGTGGAGCGTGTCGTACACGCCGGACGGTAGCGCCATCGTGGTCGGCTCCGAGAACGGCATGGTGCGGTTCATCGACACGGCGAAGTGGACGTTCAACCGCAACTTCTCCCGCGGCAGCGGCACCGTCTGGGCCGTGGACGCCGCCGGGGACGGCAAGTCGGTGGCGGTCGTCACCGACGACGCCATGGTGCGCGTGTACGACCTGGCGACGGGCGAGTTCCGCGTCTTCCCGCACCCCACGTCGGCGCGGACGGCGGCGTTCAACGCCGACGGGTCGAAGCTGGCCACCGGCGACCGCAACTCGACGCTGCGGGTGTGGGACACGCAGACGCAGGTGCCGATCGAGTTGGTCGGGCACACGGGCACGATCCACGGCGTGGCGTTCAGCCCCGACGGCGGCAAACTGGTGAGTAGCGGCAGCGACGGCGCCGTGAAGCTGTGGACGCTGGCCAAGTACCGCGTCGGCGGCCCGAACGCGGAGCTGCCGGTGAAGCTGGACCTGCACGAGGGGCCGGTGTACGCGGTGGCGTACAGCCCCGACGCTTCCGTGCCGCGGGTGGCGAGCGGCGGCTGGGACCAGACGGTCCGCGTCTGGAACGCGACGAGCGGCGGGCAGGAGCAGGTGCTGCGGCACGCCGGCGACGTGTGGTCGCTGAACTTCAGCCGCGACGGCAAGCTGCTGGCGTCGGCGAGCCAGGACGGCACGGTGAAGGTGTGGGACGTGGCGACGGGCGCCGAGCGGCAGTCGTTCCGCGCCGGCGGCCGGCCGCTGCACTCGGTGCGGTTCGCCCCGGACGGCCGCACCCTGGCCGCCGCCGGCCGCGACGGCACCGTGCGGGTGTGGGAAGTGAAGTGA
- a CDS encoding RNA polymerase sigma factor, giving the protein MAEPPATRVTLLARIRDGRDAAAWGEFVRLYGPVVYGFARNRGLQDADAADLMQDVMRSVARNAAKLEYDPKRGTFRGWLYTITRNKIYNFLSAQRHRPRASGDPDAKEQLDAAPAREEAGPDADWEKEYQRKLTDRAMEVVKAEFQPATWQAFWGTAVDGKPAAEVGAGLGMSPGAVYVAKSRVIARLRDEVRTMMDDEDGE; this is encoded by the coding sequence ATGGCCGAACCCCCCGCCACCCGGGTGACCCTGCTCGCCCGCATCCGCGACGGCCGCGACGCCGCCGCGTGGGGGGAGTTCGTCCGGTTGTACGGGCCGGTCGTGTACGGGTTCGCCCGGAACCGCGGGTTGCAGGACGCCGACGCCGCCGACCTGATGCAGGACGTGATGCGGAGCGTGGCCCGGAACGCCGCGAAGCTGGAGTACGACCCGAAGCGCGGCACCTTCCGCGGGTGGCTGTACACCATCACGCGGAACAAGATTTACAACTTCCTGTCGGCGCAGCGGCACCGCCCGCGGGCCAGCGGCGACCCGGACGCGAAGGAGCAGCTGGACGCCGCCCCGGCCCGCGAGGAGGCCGGCCCCGACGCCGACTGGGAGAAGGAGTACCAGCGGAAGCTGACCGACCGGGCGATGGAGGTCGTGAAGGCCGAATTCCAGCCGGCGACGTGGCAGGCGTTCTGGGGCACGGCCGTGGACGGCAAGCCGGCCGCGGAGGTCGGGGCCGGGCTGGGGATGTCGCCGGGGGCGGTGTACGTGGCCAAGAGCCGCGTGATCGCCCGCCTGCGGGACGAAGTGCGAACGATGATGGACGACGAGGACGGCGAGTAG
- a CDS encoding VOC family protein — protein sequence MTTSVLVPHLVVKGAAKAVDFYKAALGAEEVMVMPDPGGSGRLMHAHLKVAGADLFLADDFPEYCGGVSRAPQGPSPVTIHLCVANADAAIAQAAAAGATVTMPADDMFWGDRYGKVTDPFGHDWSFSHPLTAEQKAAAEAAFAAFCGGQAPAAG from the coding sequence GTGACGACGAGCGTGCTGGTGCCGCACCTGGTGGTGAAGGGCGCGGCCAAGGCGGTGGACTTCTACAAGGCGGCGCTGGGGGCGGAGGAGGTGATGGTGATGCCCGACCCGGGCGGGAGCGGCCGGCTGATGCACGCCCACCTCAAGGTGGCCGGCGCCGACCTGTTCCTGGCCGACGACTTCCCCGAGTACTGCGGCGGCGTCAGCCGCGCGCCGCAGGGGCCGAGCCCGGTGACGATCCACCTGTGCGTGGCGAACGCCGACGCCGCCATCGCCCAGGCGGCCGCCGCCGGCGCGACGGTGACGATGCCGGCCGACGACATGTTCTGGGGCGACCGGTACGGGAAGGTGACGGACCCGTTCGGCCACGACTGGTCGTTCAGCCACCCGCTGACCGCGGAGCAGAAGGCCGCGGCGGAGGCGGCGTTCGCGGCGTTCTGCGGCGGTCAGGCGCCGGCGGCCGGCTGA
- a CDS encoding peptidase S1 has product MKLASGKRLVLLGVAATALVGFGDRAVSQDVSLAPTFGSARLKGGFEPDPFVVPDIVTGGNVQTDKGGVTAWISKAPDYRLNYTTGEFKLTIKFASKGDTTLLINTPDGKWVADDDSDGDDNPRITFNNPKTGQYDIWVGSFEKKNEKGTLIITEKKQK; this is encoded by the coding sequence ATGAAACTGGCTTCCGGAAAGCGGCTCGTCCTGCTCGGCGTCGCCGCGACGGCACTGGTCGGGTTCGGCGACCGGGCCGTGTCGCAGGACGTGTCCCTCGCCCCGACGTTCGGCTCGGCCCGCCTCAAGGGCGGCTTCGAGCCCGACCCGTTCGTGGTGCCCGACATCGTCACCGGCGGCAACGTCCAGACCGACAAGGGCGGCGTCACCGCCTGGATCTCGAAGGCTCCGGACTACCGCCTGAACTACACCACCGGCGAGTTCAAGCTGACCATCAAGTTCGCCAGCAAGGGCGACACCACGCTGCTCATCAACACGCCCGACGGCAAGTGGGTGGCCGACGACGACAGCGACGGCGACGACAACCCGCGGATCACGTTCAACAACCCGAAGACCGGCCAGTACGACATCTGGGTCGGCAGCTTCGAGAAGAAGAACGAGAAGGGCACGCTCATCATCACCGAGAAGAAGCAGAAGTAA
- a CDS encoding S1 family peptidase yields the protein MTALVLAAALQPVPLPACAWVRAEGETAGAGFVVDSQKRWLVTARHVVADHTAVDVFFPWVENGTLVTDRAAYLRARGRLRERGLLVTGTVVRTHDAADLALVELPSFPAGTPAVTLAAARVGEPLRVVGHRLDLDTLWNRTSGPARQVGVLAAGYTWRGRTLAAGAGVVLGQLPIEEGDSGGPAFDSRGNCVGMAAALRRQAPDAAVVISADEIRRFLSAAADAPPAERSNAAESLQRAAVWVRPTATERFAGGVLIDRDRGLVLSSAKGLAVGDRVGLAFALPRGAGVVGERAPYRDPVGLQLKGAWRAAAVLARDTDRDLALLRVDSVPASAQGVNLAANPPAAGDAVHAVSHPGGVEFAFVYAAGVVRQRGRVALGDGEKAPRVGALVLQLPTQAGSPGGPVANARGELVGVLAARDGAQSVGYAADPAEVGAFLDANDVTRLPRTLPGLAARLNAVPGRVAAQVAVALARHGKLTDALAFDPACPEAHLAQATQLFERGFAPREARDFLDPALSGGRFHAPALRLRADLSVRATDWRAARGDLERLLDADPADTASRRKLVRVLLELGKDADAASAVGDAVRADAGSLTNLVTDLNEQADALEKKFPGAPGVPAGWLERGLTAARDALPAGPGREGLTAALRRAAGATDAERLRLLRGAGR from the coding sequence ATGACCGCCCTCGTTCTCGCCGCCGCGCTGCAGCCGGTGCCGCTGCCGGCGTGCGCCTGGGTCCGCGCCGAGGGCGAGACCGCCGGCGCCGGCTTCGTCGTCGATTCACAGAAGCGCTGGCTCGTCACCGCCCGCCACGTCGTCGCCGACCACACGGCCGTGGACGTGTTCTTCCCGTGGGTCGAGAACGGAACGCTCGTCACCGACCGCGCCGCGTACCTCCGCGCCCGCGGCCGGCTCCGCGAGCGCGGCCTGCTCGTCACCGGCACCGTCGTCCGCACCCACGACGCCGCCGACCTGGCTCTCGTCGAGCTGCCGTCGTTCCCGGCGGGAACGCCGGCCGTGACGCTGGCGGCGGCGCGGGTCGGCGAGCCGCTGCGCGTCGTCGGCCACCGGCTCGACCTGGACACGCTGTGGAACCGCACCAGCGGCCCGGCCCGGCAGGTCGGCGTGCTCGCTGCGGGCTACACCTGGCGCGGCCGCACCCTCGCCGCCGGCGCGGGCGTCGTGCTGGGGCAGCTGCCTATCGAGGAAGGCGACAGCGGCGGCCCGGCGTTCGATTCCCGTGGGAACTGCGTCGGCATGGCGGCGGCGCTGCGGCGGCAGGCGCCCGACGCCGCGGTCGTGATCTCGGCCGACGAAATCCGCCGGTTCCTGTCTGCCGCAGCGGACGCGCCACCGGCCGAACGGTCGAACGCAGCCGAGTCGTTGCAACGGGCGGCGGTGTGGGTACGGCCGACGGCCACCGAGCGGTTCGCGGGCGGCGTGCTGATCGACCGCGACCGCGGACTCGTCCTCTCCTCGGCGAAGGGGCTGGCCGTCGGCGACCGGGTGGGGTTGGCCTTCGCCCTGCCGCGCGGCGCGGGTGTGGTCGGCGAACGGGCGCCGTACCGCGACCCGGTCGGGCTCCAGCTGAAGGGCGCGTGGCGCGCCGCCGCGGTGCTGGCGCGCGACACCGACCGCGACCTGGCGCTGTTGCGGGTCGATTCGGTCCCCGCTTCGGCACAGGGCGTGAACCTCGCCGCGAATCCACCCGCGGCCGGCGACGCGGTCCACGCCGTCAGTCATCCCGGCGGCGTCGAGTTCGCGTTCGTGTACGCCGCGGGCGTGGTCCGGCAGCGCGGCCGGGTCGCGCTCGGCGACGGGGAGAAGGCCCCGCGCGTCGGCGCGCTCGTACTGCAACTGCCGACGCAGGCCGGGTCGCCCGGCGGGCCGGTGGCCAACGCCCGCGGCGAACTCGTCGGCGTCCTCGCGGCGCGGGACGGCGCGCAGAGCGTCGGCTACGCCGCCGATCCCGCCGAGGTCGGCGCGTTCCTCGACGCCAACGATGTCACACGGCTGCCGCGAACGCTGCCGGGGCTGGCGGCGCGGCTGAATGCGGTGCCGGGGCGCGTCGCGGCGCAGGTCGCCGTCGCGTTGGCGAGGCACGGAAAGCTGACCGACGCCCTGGCGTTCGACCCGGCGTGCCCCGAGGCGCATCTGGCGCAGGCTACGCAGCTGTTCGAGCGCGGCTTCGCGCCGCGGGAGGCGCGCGACTTCCTCGACCCCGCGCTGAGTGGCGGCCGCTTCCACGCCCCGGCGTTGCGCCTGCGGGCCGACCTGAGCGTGCGGGCCACCGACTGGCGCGCCGCCCGCGGCGACCTGGAGCGCCTCCTCGACGCCGACCCGGCCGACACCGCGAGCCGCCGCAAACTCGTGCGCGTCCTCCTGGAACTGGGCAAGGACGCCGACGCGGCCTCGGCCGTGGGCGACGCCGTCCGGGCGGACGCCGGCTCGCTCACGAACCTGGTCACTGACCTGAACGAACAGGCGGACGCGCTGGAGAAGAAATTCCCCGGCGCGCCGGGGGTGCCGGCCGGGTGGCTGGAGCGCGGGCTGACCGCGGCCCGCGACGCCCTCCCGGCCGGCCCGGGGCGCGAGGGCCTGACCGCGGCGCTCCGCCGCGCGGCGGGGGCGACCGACGCCGAGCGGCTGCGGTTGCTCCGCGGTGCGGGGCGGTAG
- a CDS encoding c-type cytochrome, with protein sequence MTRFVGTALVLAAALLAAGVGPTDTAEAQQPKKKAPPKKRDVPQPDELYVAPGFKVELLYVAEPDTEGSWINMCAEKPGRLIVGGQGGQPVLRFTIKDGKVAGVEKLPLPIGETMGLLYAFDHLYVTGAGPKGYGLYKCKEGADGKFDVQVMKIFGAGGEHGAHAVVLGKDGKLYVMNGNHTNVPEGLAPTSALRNYAEDHLLGRAPDGNGHATGRMAPGGYVLRTDPDGKTWEMVLGGFRNAYDMAFNPDGELFTFDSDMEWDWGMPWYRPTRINHCVSGADFGWRYGSGVWPDYYPDSLPTTLDIGLGSPTGVTNGVGAAFPARYQRAIFICDWTYGRLMAVHPTPKGSTYSATFENFVAPLGLVKAGAPKKALNLTDAVIGSDGAMYFTIGGRNTQGALYRVTYDANLKIDSGGDTVVNTAGAKERELRHGLEAFHGKVDPKALDAAWPHLGSPDRFVRNAARVAVEFQPVDTWKAKALAESDPQAALNALVALARYGTAKDQPAILAALEKLPFAKLTREQKLEKFRALQLTFIRQGPPAGGVKKLIAEVEAGFPGPDEELNREQFQMLVYLNAPGVVTKGLARMAAAKDQQTLFHDLFHLRNVGVGNWTPEQRKTYLGYWTKRPDFKQPADLTKWFDEAGRPYANGNSFANFLKNFLRENVAAMSPAEQKALAPTITAINKDITPQYDVKPRPVVKQWTMAEITPLLADGFEKGRSYEKGKDAYLAAQCAKCHRVGDTGGAVGPDLTAISSRFGRAQVLESILEPSKTLSDQYQNETFTTGSGKSVTGRVVDETKDTISVQPDPLDPARVLIRKDDLESRVASRLSPMPANLADVLTRDEVLDLLAYLEAGGRRNHPVFGKK encoded by the coding sequence GTGACCCGATTCGTTGGCACCGCTCTCGTCCTCGCCGCGGCGCTGCTCGCCGCCGGCGTCGGGCCGACCGACACCGCCGAGGCGCAACAGCCCAAGAAGAAAGCCCCCCCCAAGAAGCGCGACGTGCCGCAGCCCGACGAGCTGTACGTCGCCCCCGGCTTCAAGGTCGAGCTGCTGTACGTCGCCGAGCCCGACACCGAGGGCTCGTGGATCAACATGTGCGCCGAGAAGCCCGGCCGGCTGATCGTCGGCGGGCAGGGCGGGCAGCCCGTCCTCCGGTTCACGATCAAGGACGGCAAGGTGGCCGGCGTCGAGAAGCTGCCGCTGCCGATCGGCGAGACGATGGGCCTGCTGTACGCCTTCGACCACCTGTACGTCACCGGCGCCGGCCCGAAGGGGTACGGCCTCTACAAGTGCAAGGAAGGCGCGGACGGCAAGTTCGACGTGCAGGTGATGAAGATCTTCGGCGCCGGCGGCGAGCACGGGGCGCACGCCGTCGTGCTCGGCAAGGACGGCAAGCTGTACGTCATGAACGGCAACCACACCAACGTCCCCGAGGGGCTGGCGCCGACGAGCGCCCTGCGGAACTACGCGGAAGACCACCTCCTCGGCCGCGCCCCGGACGGCAACGGCCACGCCACCGGCCGCATGGCCCCCGGCGGCTACGTCCTCCGCACCGACCCCGACGGCAAGACGTGGGAGATGGTGCTCGGCGGCTTCCGCAACGCCTACGACATGGCCTTCAACCCCGACGGCGAACTGTTCACGTTCGACAGCGACATGGAGTGGGACTGGGGCATGCCGTGGTACCGGCCGACGCGCATCAACCACTGCGTCAGCGGCGCCGACTTCGGCTGGCGGTACGGCTCCGGCGTGTGGCCCGACTACTACCCGGACAGCCTCCCCACCACGCTCGACATCGGCCTCGGCTCGCCGACCGGCGTCACCAACGGCGTCGGCGCCGCGTTCCCGGCGCGCTACCAGCGCGCGATCTTCATCTGCGACTGGACGTACGGCCGGCTCATGGCCGTGCATCCGACGCCGAAGGGGTCGACGTACTCGGCCACGTTCGAGAACTTCGTCGCCCCGCTCGGGCTGGTGAAGGCGGGCGCCCCGAAGAAGGCGCTGAACCTGACCGACGCCGTGATCGGCTCCGACGGCGCGATGTACTTCACCATCGGCGGCCGCAACACGCAGGGGGCGCTGTACCGCGTGACGTACGACGCCAACCTGAAGATCGACAGCGGCGGCGACACGGTCGTGAACACCGCCGGCGCGAAGGAGCGCGAGCTACGCCACGGCCTCGAAGCGTTCCACGGCAAGGTGGATCCGAAAGCGCTCGACGCCGCGTGGCCGCACCTCGGCAGCCCGGACCGGTTCGTCCGCAACGCCGCGCGGGTGGCCGTCGAGTTCCAGCCCGTGGACACCTGGAAGGCGAAGGCGCTCGCGGAGAGCGACCCGCAGGCCGCGCTGAACGCCCTCGTGGCCCTGGCCCGCTACGGCACCGCGAAGGACCAGCCGGCCATCCTCGCGGCGTTGGAGAAGCTGCCGTTCGCCAAGCTCACCCGCGAGCAGAAGCTGGAGAAATTCCGCGCCCTGCAGCTGACGTTCATCCGCCAGGGGCCGCCGGCCGGCGGCGTGAAGAAGCTCATCGCCGAGGTCGAGGCCGGCTTCCCCGGCCCCGACGAGGAACTGAACCGCGAGCAGTTCCAGATGCTCGTGTACCTCAACGCCCCCGGCGTGGTCACGAAGGGGCTCGCCCGCATGGCCGCGGCGAAGGACCAGCAGACGCTGTTCCACGACCTGTTCCACCTGCGGAACGTCGGCGTCGGCAACTGGACCCCGGAGCAGCGCAAGACGTACCTCGGCTACTGGACGAAGCGGCCCGACTTCAAGCAGCCGGCGGACCTCACGAAGTGGTTCGACGAGGCCGGCCGGCCGTACGCGAACGGCAACAGCTTCGCCAACTTCCTCAAGAACTTCCTGCGGGAGAACGTCGCGGCCATGTCGCCGGCCGAGCAGAAGGCGCTGGCCCCGACGATCACCGCGATCAACAAGGACATCACCCCGCAGTACGACGTGAAGCCGCGGCCGGTGGTGAAGCAGTGGACGATGGCCGAGATCACGCCGCTGCTGGCCGACGGGTTCGAGAAGGGTCGCAGCTACGAGAAGGGGAAGGACGCGTACCTGGCGGCGCAGTGCGCGAAGTGCCACCGCGTCGGCGACACCGGCGGCGCGGTCGGCCCGGACCTGACCGCGATCAGCAGCCGGTTCGGCCGGGCTCAGGTGCTGGAGTCGATCCTGGAGCCGTCGAAGACGCTGAGCGACCAGTACCAGAACGAGACGTTCACCACCGGCTCCGGCAAGAGCGTGACCGGCCGGGTGGTGGACGAGACGAAGGACACGATCTCGGTGCAGCCGGACCCGCTGGACCCGGCGCGGGTGCTGATCCGCAAGGACGACCTGGAGAGCCGGGTGGCGTCGCGGCTGTCGCCGATGCCGGCGAACCTGGCCGACGTGCTCACCCGCGACGAGGTGCTGGACCTGCTGGCGTACCTGGAGGCGGGTGGGCGGCGCAACCACCCGGTGTTCGGGAAGAAGTAG
- a CDS encoding DUF1501 domain-containing protein, translated as MPPPDWFRTRAAGRPATRRDALRLAAAGALGLSLPACLARAHAAGRAAAKNVLVILEQGGLSHMDTWDPKPDAVAEHRSPHRPIATAVPGVQFTDLLPRTAAVADKLAVVRSFHHAKGGADAHPNGTQYVLSGSHPSGAALEMPDLGAVAAHALGGVDRALPPYVMVPGNHEQANETRTGFLPAATRVFKTGGRDLSDPAWTIQGIAARADAAGPRLADRHALRGALDGAPRTSIDPRGMDRFYDQAFDMLTSPRVAAAFDLKTEPAAVREAYGAGHRGACYLMGRKLVEAGVRFATVDVRWPLTPAVPGGFNLNWDHHDAIYAPGSCGTVRDKAGGEGRYGIGHWVMMGSVDRAFAALVRDMDQRGLLAETLVCFVTEFGRTPRLNKFQGRDHWVKAYSMVFAGAGVRGGQVVGRTDRDGGYVTDAAVTPEDYAATVYEKLGIDRSAPLYTSSNRPVYIGHAGSPIAALM; from the coding sequence ATGCCCCCGCCCGACTGGTTCCGCACCCGCGCCGCCGGGCGGCCGGCGACCCGCCGCGACGCCCTCCGCCTTGCCGCCGCCGGCGCCCTCGGCCTGTCGCTGCCGGCGTGCCTGGCCCGCGCCCACGCCGCCGGCCGCGCCGCGGCGAAGAACGTGCTCGTCATTCTGGAGCAGGGCGGGCTGTCCCACATGGACACCTGGGACCCGAAGCCCGACGCCGTGGCCGAGCACCGCAGCCCGCACCGGCCGATCGCCACAGCCGTACCCGGGGTGCAGTTCACCGACCTGCTGCCGCGCACCGCCGCCGTCGCCGACAAGCTCGCGGTGGTGCGGTCGTTCCACCACGCGAAGGGCGGCGCCGACGCGCACCCGAACGGCACGCAGTACGTCCTCTCGGGCTCGCACCCGAGCGGGGCCGCGCTCGAGATGCCCGACCTCGGGGCCGTCGCGGCGCACGCCCTCGGCGGCGTCGACCGGGCGCTGCCGCCGTACGTGATGGTGCCGGGGAACCACGAGCAGGCGAACGAGACGCGGACCGGGTTCCTCCCCGCGGCCACCCGGGTGTTCAAGACCGGCGGCCGCGACCTGTCCGACCCGGCGTGGACGATCCAGGGGATCGCCGCCCGCGCCGACGCCGCCGGCCCGCGGCTGGCCGACCGCCACGCCCTCCGCGGCGCCCTCGACGGCGCCCCGCGCACGTCAATCGACCCGCGCGGCATGGACCGGTTCTACGACCAGGCGTTCGACATGCTCACCAGCCCGCGGGTGGCGGCGGCGTTCGACCTGAAGACCGAGCCCGCGGCCGTCCGCGAGGCGTACGGGGCCGGGCACCGCGGGGCGTGCTACCTGATGGGCCGCAAGCTGGTCGAGGCCGGCGTCCGGTTCGCCACCGTCGACGTGCGCTGGCCGCTGACCCCGGCCGTGCCGGGCGGGTTCAACCTGAACTGGGACCACCACGACGCCATCTACGCGCCCGGCAGCTGCGGCACCGTGCGCGACAAGGCCGGCGGCGAGGGCCGCTACGGCATCGGCCACTGGGTGATGATGGGGAGCGTGGACCGGGCGTTCGCGGCGCTCGTGCGGGACATGGACCAGCGCGGGCTGCTGGCCGAGACGCTCGTGTGCTTCGTGACGGAGTTCGGGCGGACGCCGCGGCTGAACAAGTTCCAGGGCCGCGACCACTGGGTGAAGGCGTACTCGATGGTGTTCGCCGGGGCTGGCGTCCGCGGCGGGCAGGTGGTGGGCCGGACCGACCGCGACGGCGGGTACGTGACCGACGCCGCGGTCACGCCCGAGGACTACGCCGCGACGGTGTACGAGAAGCTCGGCATCGACCGGTCGGCGCCGCTGTACACGAGCAGCAACCGGCCGGTGTACATCGGCCACGCCGGCAGCCCGATCGCGGCCCTGATGTGA
- a CDS encoding aspartyl/asparaginyl beta-hydroxylase domain-containing protein, producing MKKLKLDYHIFKGAVNGYLSLYTGGKERPAYFDIAKTVPQLDTLTKGFPVIKAELDAALRETPRFRRYQDVDPGEAKITGTDTAKTWKVFMLYLLGHKPEGNRSLCPQTCALLDQVPGLIQAFFSVLDPGKSVPAHEGPYYGYLRYHLALKVPAESPPKLVVAGQDHVWREGEAVLFDDSHTHEVVNHSPGTRVVLIVDVRRPMPLLPSLLNKFVTDVVARHTYGRSVMKRLKAAG from the coding sequence GTGAAGAAGCTGAAGCTCGACTACCACATCTTCAAGGGAGCGGTGAACGGCTACCTGTCCCTGTACACCGGCGGCAAGGAGCGCCCCGCCTACTTCGACATCGCCAAGACCGTCCCGCAGCTCGACACGCTCACGAAGGGCTTCCCGGTCATCAAGGCGGAGCTGGACGCGGCGCTGCGCGAGACGCCGCGGTTCCGCCGCTACCAGGACGTGGACCCCGGCGAGGCGAAGATCACCGGCACCGACACCGCCAAGACGTGGAAGGTGTTCATGCTGTACCTCCTCGGCCACAAGCCCGAGGGGAACCGCTCGCTGTGCCCGCAGACGTGCGCGCTGCTGGACCAGGTGCCGGGGCTGATCCAGGCGTTCTTCTCGGTGCTCGACCCGGGCAAGTCGGTGCCGGCGCACGAGGGGCCGTACTACGGCTACCTCCGCTACCACCTGGCCCTCAAGGTGCCGGCCGAGAGCCCGCCGAAGCTGGTGGTGGCCGGGCAGGACCACGTGTGGCGCGAGGGCGAGGCGGTGCTGTTCGACGACTCGCACACGCACGAGGTGGTGAACCACAGCCCCGGCACACGGGTGGTACTGATCGTGGACGTGCGCCGCCCGATGCCGCTGCTGCCGAGCCTGCTGAACAAGTTCGTCACCGACGTGGTGGCGCGGCACACCTACGGCCGCAGCGTCATGAAGCGGCTGAAGGCCGCGGGGTGA